From the genome of Perca flavescens isolate YP-PL-M2 chromosome 1, PFLA_1.0, whole genome shotgun sequence, one region includes:
- the tmem39a gene encoding transmembrane protein 39A, producing MPGGRRGPSRQQLSRSALPSLQTLVGSNLGNGIGLRSRSSNAVGLSAPPISALITPEPVRHSRIPELPLDSSLLFEFLLFLYLLVALFVQYINIYRTVWWYPYSHPAASTSLNFHLMDYHLAIFITVMLARRLVWTIVSEVSQSSGRSLLHYVVLIAARLSLLTMCGWVLCWTLVNLCHNYSVLNLLFLGYPFGVYVPLCCFHQEGGKSQTAPADCDYPANHQQTDLTETPIFRPRDFLFLLRENLREQFSSPPHMPTHTCPPHTHSHTPELIRAEVEELKSDFNRRIKEVLFNSLFSAYYVAFLPLCFVKSTQYYDMRWSCEHLIMVWINAFVMLMSQLLPPSYCDLLHRSAAHLGRWQKLEHGSYSNAPQHVWSESTIWPQGVLVRHSRSLYKAVGTYNVALPSDVSHARFYFLFHKPLRILNLLIWIESSVVLYQLYSLLRSERWNHTLSLGLILFCNYYVLFKLLRDRIVLGKAYSYPLSSNSLGLKSQ from the exons ATGCCAGGAGGTCGCAGGGGTCCCAGCAGACAGCAGCTAAGTCGCTCTGCTCTGCCGTCCCTGCAGACTCTGGTTGGAAGCAACCTCGGCAATGGCATAGGCCTCAGGAGCAG GAGCAGTAACGCGGTAGGTCTGTCTGCGCCCCCTATTTCGGCCCTCATTACTCCGGAGCCGGTCCGTCACTCGAGGATTCCCGAGCTGCCGTTGGACAGCAGCCTGCTGTTTGAGTTCCTGCTCTTTCTTTATTTGCTGGTGGCGTTGTTTGTCCAGTACATAAACATCTACAGGACGGTGTGGTGGTATCCATACAGCCACCCTGCTGCCTCTACCTCGCTT AACTTTCATCTAATGGACTACCACCTGGCCATCTTCATCACTGTCATGTTGGCCAGGAGGCTTGTTTGGACTATAGTTTCGGAG GTGTCTCAGAGCAGCGGCAGATCGCTGCTCCACTACGTGGTTCTCATCGCAGCTCGACTCAGCCTGCTGACCATGTGTGGCTGGGTGCTCTGCTGGACACTGGTCAACCTCTGCCACAACTACTCTGTGCTCAACCTCCTCTTCCTGGGATACCC ATTTGGCGTGTACGTCCCGCTTTGCTGTTTCCATCAGGAGGGAGGGAAAAGCCAAACTGCACCGGCGGACTGCGATTACCCCGCCAACCACCAGCAGACCGACCTAACAGAGACCCCAATCTTTCGACCGCGagacttcctcttcctgttgcGTGAGAACCTCAGGGAGCAATTTTCCAGCCCCCCGCACATGCCTACGCACACCtgcccaccacacacacactcccacacaccaGAGTTGATTCGGGCAGaagtggaggagctgaagagCGACTTCAACCGGCGGATCAAGGAAGTGCTGTTCAACTCGCTGTTCAGTGCTTACTATGTAGCCTTTCTGCCGCTCTGCTTCGTTAAG AGCACCCAGTACTATGACATGCGCTGGTCATGTGAGCATCTGATCATGGTGTGGATCAATGCGTTTGTGATGCTGATGAGTCAGCTGCTGCCCCCCAGCTACTGCGACCTGCTTCACCGCTCTGCGGCTCACCTGGGCCGCTGGCAGAAACTGGAGCACGGCTCATACAGCAACGCACCTCAGCATGT GTGGTCAGAAAGTACCATTTGGCCTCAGGGGGTGTTGGTACGACACAGTCGATCTCTTTATAAGGCGGTCGGAACCTATAATGTCGCTCTGCCCTCTGATGTTTCCCATGCGAGGTTTTAT TTCCTGTTCCACAAGCCATTGCGGATCCTGAACCTGCTGATCTGGATCGAGTCCAGTGTGGTTTTGTACCAGTTATACTCTCTGCTGCGCTCTGAGCGCTGGAACCACACTTTGTCTCTGGGCCTTATTCTCTTCTGCAACTACTATGTCCTTTTTAAACTGCTCCGAGACCGTATTGTGCTGGGCAAAGCCTACTCTTACCCTCTGTCCTCCAACAGTTTGGGGCTCAAGTCGCAGTAA